The stretch of DNA AACCAAGAAACGGCTGTATCTAAATTTAACCAAGGTAAGCAATTGCAGGAAGCGGAAAAATTGGAAGACAAGATCGCGGCTTACCGTCGTGGACTTGAACTCAATAGCAACGATTCCTGGACACACCACCATCTAGGGGAAAACCTAGCCAAACTGGGTCGATGGAATGAAGCGATCGTAGCCTTCTGCGATGCAATCACACTCAAACCAGATTTTTCTTGGAGTTATCACCACTTAGGAGATGCCCTAGCTCAACAACAACAGTGGGAAGATTCGATCGCAGCCTTCCGTAAGGCACTCGAACTCAATCCTGAACATTATGGTACTTATGTGGGGCTAGGTAATAGTTTAGCAAAATTGGGTCAATGGGATGAGGCGATTGCCGCTTATAGCCGTGCAAGTGAGTTGAACCCTGATGCGGATTGGATTCATTTTGCTTTGGCAAATGCAGTGCAACAGCGAAATCAGTTCTACTTAGCAAAGGATATCCCCTCTTCCTCCCAAATTATAGAATGTAATCCAGATGAGGAGTCTTTCCAGCGATTAGGAGAAATTTACTTTCAATTAGGTCAATGGGACGATGCGATTGCCACCTACCGCCGAGCAGTTGAACTCAACCCATTTTCTGATTTGTTAAATTATCAACTAGGGGAAGCAATTTATCAACGGGTGATACAGCATCCAGAATCGTTCTTTGTGGATTATAAAATAGGAGAATTACCCAATAAAAAGAATTACCAAGCTCACGATAGAGAACTTCCAGGACTTTGCTTTATTAATGATGAACAATTTTTACAAGCGACTCAGCATCTTGATGATGAATCTTATGCAGTAGAGGCCTTCAGAGTTTATAAAAGATATTGTGTATCAGAGCTGGAAAAACAAGCGTGTGTGAATTGGCTACGGTTGCCAGAAAGTAGCCGAGAGATTGGCATTAAATATTGGCGAAGCTTACCTGAATTTCAGGTGTTATTAAAAAAATCTATCACATCAGTTTGCTTAAACCAAGCCCTGCTCCATTATCGCCAAGCGATTGAATTAAACCGACACCATATAGCATCTTACTATCGACTGGGGGAGATCCTCGCTTATCAGGAAAAATTGGATGAAGGCTGTGAAACTTACTATAAACTTGCTGTCCTATTAGCCGAACAGGGCAAACTAGATGAAGCCTTAACTTGCTTCCAAAAAGCTCCACATCACTCTCCCAGCGAGGCAGAAATTTACGAAAGCCTCTGGAAAGGATTAAATGAGTTAGCCCCCCTTGATGTAAATAACTCATACTATCGAAAGGAAATTAAAGCACCAGAAGCTTTAGCATACTTCAATAACCATGCAAAATATACAGTGATTGGCTTAGAATTCTTAAGTGAATCTGACAAAATTTTGCTAGAAGAAGTAGGATTATCTTTAGCTAATTTAGAATTAATGAGGCGAGATAGTCTGGCTTTAGAAGAAATTTATATCAATAGTTTCGGAGCGACTTTACCGATCCAGTTAGCAAAAAAAGAAAGTCGGACATTAGGGCTGCATTATTATAACTGGTCACAGGGAATGCACTTGCAGCAAAGTCTTGTAGAAACTGGTTACATATACACAGTTTGTCCCTTTACAGGTAAAGTCCTTAGATCCAATCAATCTTTCGTAATTGACTCCTTATTCAATTATTATCGATTTGTGGGGCAAGAAGTATTTTACTATTTAGTTGGCGATTGGTTTGGCAGTAGAATTTGTTTGTATTTTCCGAAACGAGAGTTAATCATTCCCTTTTATTCATATCCTCATATTAACTTTGGTTTAAGTATCAACCGATTCAAAACTTATTTGGTAACTTACTGGCAAAAAGTAAAAGCTTATCTGTCCAATAAACAACCGAAAGAATTAGTAGCGGTTCAGGCATTTATGCCTAATTTGGGGCACTATATTTGGAATGATTTAGCAGGAATTTACCATATTGTTGAAAACGGGATGGTACATCATCTGACTAAGTTCATTATTGGTGCTTATGAATTTATGAATGTAGACGTAGTTTTTCCTGAAATAGAAACTGATAAAATTATCAGATTTTCAGACTCTTGGCAGATTTTTCAATACCTTTTGGAGAATAATTACTGTGGAGTTAGACTCGTTGATATGTATATCAAAGACAAACTCTCCAAAAGGCTTTATCAAACTTCTCTCACTAAATGTTCCCAAGAATTTTTGCAACAAATAGAAGCATCTAAACAAGATTCACCTCTCTTATTAGTTACTTTGCGAAGTAAGCGTTCCTGGGTATCTCAAGTTGAAGGAATTGCCAATGTTCTCAATCTACTTTATGCAGATTTTCCAAATTTAGGAGTTATATTTGATGGCTGGTCTCGCACAGAAAGAGAAGATCCAGAAGCTGAGTCTGTCATTGCCGCCGAAAAAGATATGATGGAAAAAATTATCACTCGCTTATCAGGAGATATTAAAACCTATAGTTTGATTGGTGCGACCACCTATGAAACCTTAGTTTGGAGTGATGCGATCGATTTTTATATCACACCTATGGCAACTTCACTAACTTTTGTCGTATGGACTGCTCACAAACCTGGTGTGACTTATGGGAATACTGCCTTTTACGGCGAAAACGTAGAGTTTAACTACTCATCGAGAACAGCCGAAAACTCAATCATGCCTGTTTTTGTACCTAAAGAATTTATTGTGGATGGTCATGACCCCAATCCTTTCTCACGCAGTTATGAGTGTGATTGGAAAGCCATTTACAATGAAATTTTTAAACTCTTGAAAGAGTGGCAAAACGACTCTGCTATTGCAATTAAGTCTGCTTGAAAGTACCGAGTCCTTCTAAAACCCCGCGTAAATTCCAGTTGAGATTCTGAACTAAGCGATCGCACCTCATCCCACACTTTAAAGGTCGCGCAGCAGCTTGGTTTAATTCAGATGTCATCACAGGTAAAAGAGTATCTGTCTGAAGTCCAAATACTTCAGCGATCTTTAAAGCAAATTGATAGCGATTCATACAATCAATTCCCGTTATATGGAACAATCCTTTTGCACCCACTTCTACTAACCGACAACTCGCTTCCCCAATATCATCTGCCAAAGTTGGCGAACCAACCTGATCTTGAGGAACACGAATTGCTTGATTATTTGTCAACATAGAAATCAAGCGAAGTACAAAATTCTTACCTTGCTTCTCTTGACCATAAACCCAAGCAATGCGACAAATTAAATAATCATCTAATAACTCAGAAATTTTCTCTTCTACTTCTAACTTTTGTAGCCCATAAACACAAATAGGATCTGGTTTATCGATTTCTTGATAAGGGCCATTTTTCCCATTAAATACATAATCTGATGAATAGAAGACTAACTTCGCGCGCACATCCCGTGTCGCGTGAGCTACATTCAAACAACCCACTACATTAATTTGATAAGTTTCCTCCGGGTTTTGTTCACAATAATCCACATTTGAGCGAAACGCGGGAAGAAATACAACCTCTGGTTGAGATTCAGTAATCAGCGATCGCACAGCAGCAGCATTCGTAATTTGCAAAGGAATCAAACCAGGTTGGGCAAAATTCTGATAAGTTCCCGTAACATTCCATCCCCGTTGATGACAAGTTTGTAGCAGATGAGAACCTACTAACCCCGATCCACCAATTACTAAAACTTTCATACTTCCTTTCCTGTTTGGACAACTTCTAGACTATTTCCCTTTAAAACAGCAATTGTACCAGTGAAGCCAATTTCTGTCTTAATTTGGTTAACAATTTCATCAGTAAACCGAGTTGCCATTACCATAATCGCATCTACCGGATCGGTTTTTAAGTGACTGGGATCTAAAATTGGCCAATGAGAAACTGGAGTGAAACGATTTTGTTTATGGGGCGAAGAATCAACAACATAAACAATCCCTTTAAACTGAGCTAAAGATAATAAGGTTACGCCATTGGTACTTGCTCCCCAAATCGCCACCCGCTTTCCTTGGAATGAGTAAGCATTGATAAAATCCCACATTTTTTGAATGAGAAAATCAACGCCAGTTTGTAAATTAGCTAAACTTTCTCGCTCTTGTTTTTGCACGGTTGCTACAATATGCTCACCGCCCCAGTCCCGTTTAATATCAAGAACCTTAAAGTCATTTTTTTCAAGTGCAAACCGCAGAGTTTTTACAGAAAAATAATGCAAATGATCCGTGATAAAATCGTAAATTCTCTCATTTTCTAAAGTTTGCTCAAAACTGGGAACCTCAATAAAACCCACGCCATTCGGAGTTAAATTTTCATAAATACCTTGGAGAAAATCATTTGGATCGGGAGCGTGCTCCAAAACGTGCATTGTGACAAACGCATCAAAGGGAGCCCCTTCAATTTTGGCATTTTTACTCATATATCCCTGTTTAATTTTCAAGCCATGCTTGCGCCCCAATTCTGTTGATCGCTCTGATGGTTCCACCCCAAAAGGAATTGCACCTGCTTCCGCGAAGAACTCCATAAAATGACCATCACCACAGCCGACTTCGAGAATAGTTTTATCTCTTAAATTAAACTGCTCAACCAACTCATATGCTTGTCGTTTCCGGTGAGATAACATCCCCGGAGAACTTGCATGAGCAGAACCCACTTGATCTGCATATACTAAAGATTCGGCTGTGAGCTGCACCAAACCACAATTTTCACATTGATAAACCTCTAAATCAACCCCTGTATCTGTCTCCAGTTGTTCGTACTTGGGTAATACATGACCTCCTCTAGGAATATTTTTTAACTTAATACTGGGGTGTATTGATAAAGGAAATCTACAGAGACGACAATTTCTAGTTGCCATTTTCATCCTCATTAATTTTCTACCTAAACAAAAGGTGAAATAAAATCATTAAAACTTTCTCCTTGGGCATCTTTCGAGGAAGTCAAAGGACGATCAATTGTCCATTTAATAGCTAAAGTTTCATCATTCCATCTTAAATTACCTTCCGACTCAGGATAATAAATTTCATCTACTTTATAAAGTACTAAGGCCGTTTCTGTTAGTGAACAAAAGCCATGAGCAAAGCCTTTAGGAATATAAGCTATTTTGTGGTTTTCTTCAGAGAGTTCAATCGAATCCCATTGACCATAAGTATTTGAGTTTTTTCTCAAATCTACAAAAACATCTAAGATTTTTCCTGAAACCACTCGGACTAACTTTGTTTCAGCATGAGGCGGTTTTTGGAAGTGAAGACCTCGAATCACACCTTTTTTTGAGAATGACTGATTTTCCTGCAACCAAGCTGTCGTCAAGCCATGATCGCGGAAAATAGCTTCATCGTAGGCTCGCATGAAGTATCCACGATCGTCTTTCCTGGGAGCTAAAGTAATTTGATAAGTCCCTTGTAGTTTGAGTGGTTTAATTTCCATTACCGTCATTTCATAGTCAGTACAGGTGTCAGTTCAGGCATCAAGAAATCACTATACCATTGAATTGTATCCTTCAAACTTCCATCCAGAGAATACTCAGGTTTCCAATTCAATAACCTCCGAGCCTTTTCCGCCGAAAGATACTGATGTATAATTTCATTCTTCGCCTGATTCAAAATAATCGGCTCCAAATGACTCTTATCCATCAATTCCAAAATCTTTCGCACCATTTCTACAACTGTAATTTGCACCTCATTGCTGAAATTAAAAGCCTCTCCCCAAATTTCGCGCCTATCCATCTGCTCAGCTAGATGCAAATAAGCTAAAACGCCATCCTTGGCATAGAAATAATCGCGAATAAAACTACCGTCACTACGGATCACAACTGGCTTATCCCGCAAAGCTGAGCGAATTGTATCGGGTACAATCCGATTAAAATTCAAGTCCCCACCACCGTAAAAATTGCCACAACGAGTAATGCAAACTGGCAAGCCGTAACTAACATAATAAGTCCGACAAATCAGATCGGCACAACTTTTAGAAACATCATAAGGATGTTCGCCTTGCAACGGCGTATTCTCGTCGTAGGGTAAAATTTCTTGATCGCCATAAGCTTTATCGCTTGATGCTACCACAATTCGGCTGACTCCCCCCACTTTGCGACAAGCTTCTAAGACGTTCCAAGTACCTTTAATATTTGTCTCAAAAGTAGCCAATGGTTCGCGATTAGCAACTCCCACAATCGTTTGAGCTGCTAAGTGAAATACTGTGTCTATTTCATATTCATTGATAGCGCGCTCCAGTGCTGGCAAATCTTCCACACAACCGCGCACTATATTAATACGCTGATGCCAGTCTTCCATGTATAGCCTAGAGTGCGGTACTAAGTCTCTAACTAATCCCGTTACCCGCGCTCCTCGTTTCACTAAATCTGCTACTAACCAACTACCCAATAAACCAGTACAGCCAGTTACAAACACCGAACGATCGCACCAAAAATTCCTCATTCCCACACCCTCCAAGGAGCCTCTCCATTATCCCACAGCTCATTCAAATATTTATACTCCCGGTAGGTATCCATCGCAAAGAAAAATCCTTCGTGGCGGTAAGCCATCAATTGACCTTCTGCGGCTAAACGTTCGAGAGGTTCTCGCTCTAAAAAGCAATCATCTCCACCCAAATAGTCAAAAATACGGCGGTTTAATATTAAATATCCCGCACTTGCCCAACCATCTAATTGCGGTTTCTCCGTAAACTGTTGTACAGTACCCTGATTGTCCACATCCAAAATCCCAAACCTAGAAATAGGGCGAACGGTAGTAATAGTTGCCAGCTTACCATGGGACTTATGAAAATCTAATAGCGCCCCAATATCTACATCAGCCACTCCATCCCCATAAGTTACCATGAAAATATCGTCATGAATATATTTCTCTATCCGTTTCACCCGACCACCAGTCATAGTTTCTTGACCAGTTTCAGCTAGAGTAACATTGAAATCTTGCTCCAGATGTTCTCCGTGATACCTGATGGAATTTTGGCGACCCAAGCAAATAGTAAAGTCATTGTTCATTGCCTCATAATTGAGGAAATATTCCTTAATCATGTTGCCACGATAGCCCAAGCAAACAATAAAGTCGCGGAAGCCA from Kamptonema formosum PCC 6407 encodes:
- a CDS encoding class I SAM-dependent methyltransferase, with amino-acid sequence MATRNCRLCRFPLSIHPSIKLKNIPRGGHVLPKYEQLETDTGVDLEVYQCENCGLVQLTAESLVYADQVGSAHASSPGMLSHRKRQAYELVEQFNLRDKTILEVGCGDGHFMEFFAEAGAIPFGVEPSERSTELGRKHGLKIKQGYMSKNAKIEGAPFDAFVTMHVLEHAPDPNDFLQGIYENLTPNGVGFIEVPSFEQTLENERIYDFITDHLHYFSVKTLRFALEKNDFKVLDIKRDWGGEHIVATVQKQERESLANLQTGVDFLIQKMWDFINAYSFQGKRVAIWGASTNGVTLLSLAQFKGIVYVVDSSPHKQNRFTPVSHWPILDPSHLKTDPVDAIMVMATRFTDEIVNQIKTEIGFTGTIAVLKGNSLEVVQTGKEV
- a CDS encoding SDR family oxidoreductase, whose product is MKVLVIGGSGLVGSHLLQTCHQRGWNVTGTYQNFAQPGLIPLQITNAAAVRSLITESQPEVVFLPAFRSNVDYCEQNPEETYQINVVGCLNVAHATRDVRAKLVFYSSDYVFNGKNGPYQEIDKPDPICVYGLQKLEVEEKISELLDDYLICRIAWVYGQEKQGKNFVLRLISMLTNNQAIRVPQDQVGSPTLADDIGEASCRLVEVGAKGLFHITGIDCMNRYQFALKIAEVFGLQTDTLLPVMTSELNQAAARPLKCGMRCDRLVQNLNWNLRGVLEGLGTFKQT
- a CDS encoding GDP-mannose 4,6-dehydratase; the encoded protein is MRNFWCDRSVFVTGCTGLLGSWLVADLVKRGARVTGLVRDLVPHSRLYMEDWHQRINIVRGCVEDLPALERAINEYEIDTVFHLAAQTIVGVANREPLATFETNIKGTWNVLEACRKVGGVSRIVVASSDKAYGDQEILPYDENTPLQGEHPYDVSKSCADLICRTYYVSYGLPVCITRCGNFYGGGDLNFNRIVPDTIRSALRDKPVVIRSDGSFIRDYFYAKDGVLAYLHLAEQMDRREIWGEAFNFSNEVQITVVEMVRKILELMDKSHLEPIILNQAKNEIIHQYLSAEKARRLLNWKPEYSLDGSLKDTIQWYSDFLMPELTPVLTMK
- the rfbF gene encoding glucose-1-phosphate cytidylyltransferase translates to MQVVILAGGLGTRLREETEFRPKPLVDVGGHPILWHIMKIYAHYGFRDFIVCLGYRGNMIKEYFLNYEAMNNDFTICLGRQNSIRYHGEHLEQDFNVTLAETGQETMTGGRVKRIEKYIHDDIFMVTYGDGVADVDIGALLDFHKSHGKLATITTVRPISRFGILDVDNQGTVQQFTEKPQLDGWASAGYLILNRRIFDYLGGDDCFLEREPLERLAAEGQLMAYRHEGFFFAMDTYREYKYLNELWDNGEAPWRVWE
- the rfbC gene encoding dTDP-4-dehydrorhamnose 3,5-epimerase, whose protein sequence is MEIKPLKLQGTYQITLAPRKDDRGYFMRAYDEAIFRDHGLTTAWLQENQSFSKKGVIRGLHFQKPPHAETKLVRVVSGKILDVFVDLRKNSNTYGQWDSIELSEENHKIAYIPKGFAHGFCSLTETALVLYKVDEIYYPESEGNLRWNDETLAIKWTIDRPLTSSKDAQGESFNDFISPFV
- a CDS encoding tetratricopeptide repeat protein, whose protein sequence is MNQETAVSKFNQGKQLQEAEKLEDKIAAYRRGLELNSNDSWTHHHLGENLAKLGRWNEAIVAFCDAITLKPDFSWSYHHLGDALAQQQQWEDSIAAFRKALELNPEHYGTYVGLGNSLAKLGQWDEAIAAYSRASELNPDADWIHFALANAVQQRNQFYLAKDIPSSSQIIECNPDEESFQRLGEIYFQLGQWDDAIATYRRAVELNPFSDLLNYQLGEAIYQRVIQHPESFFVDYKIGELPNKKNYQAHDRELPGLCFINDEQFLQATQHLDDESYAVEAFRVYKRYCVSELEKQACVNWLRLPESSREIGIKYWRSLPEFQVLLKKSITSVCLNQALLHYRQAIELNRHHIASYYRLGEILAYQEKLDEGCETYYKLAVLLAEQGKLDEALTCFQKAPHHSPSEAEIYESLWKGLNELAPLDVNNSYYRKEIKAPEALAYFNNHAKYTVIGLEFLSESDKILLEEVGLSLANLELMRRDSLALEEIYINSFGATLPIQLAKKESRTLGLHYYNWSQGMHLQQSLVETGYIYTVCPFTGKVLRSNQSFVIDSLFNYYRFVGQEVFYYLVGDWFGSRICLYFPKRELIIPFYSYPHINFGLSINRFKTYLVTYWQKVKAYLSNKQPKELVAVQAFMPNLGHYIWNDLAGIYHIVENGMVHHLTKFIIGAYEFMNVDVVFPEIETDKIIRFSDSWQIFQYLLENNYCGVRLVDMYIKDKLSKRLYQTSLTKCSQEFLQQIEASKQDSPLLLVTLRSKRSWVSQVEGIANVLNLLYADFPNLGVIFDGWSRTEREDPEAESVIAAEKDMMEKIITRLSGDIKTYSLIGATTYETLVWSDAIDFYITPMATSLTFVVWTAHKPGVTYGNTAFYGENVEFNYSSRTAENSIMPVFVPKEFIVDGHDPNPFSRSYECDWKAIYNEIFKLLKEWQNDSAIAIKSA